The nucleotide window AGTCTTTCTGTTTTTAAGATTTCTTTCATTTGGTTTTAAGTTTTTGCTAATTTCAAATCTAAGAAAAAAAAGAAAAGCAACTCGGTTTGAGTTGCTTTTTGAATATTTAATATTCCACTTCTATAACTTTTGTCTTTGCGAGTAAATCTCCTAATCTTTGACTTTCGTTTGAATTTTTTAAAATAATGATTGCGACTAATCCAAAAAAGAACATATCTAAAACATCTATAATATGTCTTAAAACAGATTGCTTCAAAGTGATTTTATTTTCGGTTTGCAAATCAACAGGCCTTAATCTGACAATGAAATTTCCTAAAGTTGAACTAAATGTTGTTTCGGTTACACATAAATAAACAAACCAAAAAAGCATAATCGGAAAAGTCTTAATTCCAGTCACAGAATATTCTCCTTCAGCATTTAAACTTCCAAAAGTATAAATGTAATAATAATTTACAGCCAATATTATCGAATAGTCGATGAAACCTGCTAAAAATCTTCGAAAAATAAACTTTTTATTCTTCATATTATCAGTTTAAATTAAGCTTCCGCAACCTCAGATTTCCGAGAATCTCTTACCAGAAAATAGACCCCAACCAAACTCAACAAAACAAACAATCCGAAACTTATCAAAGAAAATAATTTTCCAGTTTCGATAACGGCTGGCTCAAATTTCATTTCAATCTTATGTTTTCCTGCTGGGACGTAAAGCGCTCTTAAAAGGTAATTCGCTTTGATGTAATCCACTTTGTTTCCGTCCAAATAAACATTCCAGCCGTGAGGATAATAAACCTCAGAAAACACCGCCAATTGAGGCGTTTTGGAAGATGAATCAAATGATAATTCGTTTGGCTGATAAGACTTCAAAGCCAAAAAAGCCGTTGAATCTTTTATCAGATTTTTTCCGTTGAAATAGGCTTTGTCATCTTTAGAAATCACCGCGATTTTCTTGGTGTCGAGATTTCCTGTTTCGTTCAGTTCCTCGTTTGGATTGTCCACGAATTTGATGTCAGAAACAAACCACGCATTGCCGTTGGCTTCAGGATTTGGAGAGATTTCTGGTTTTTGCTGGTCGCCAACTAAGAAATATTTGGTGTTCAGCATATTCAGGATTCGGATGGTTTTTACTTGGTCTGTGGTCGAGAAATACTTATTGATTAAATCATCGTAACGTCTCAATTTAACTGCGTGATAACCACCGATTGAAGATTTGAAGTAAGAAGTATTCGTCTCGCTGAAAGTTCCCAAAACATTGTTGAAAATCCTGTAATGGTCTTTGTCTTTTTCGGCGATGGTTTGTAAGGCTTTGTTCACTTCGGTCTGTTGCAAAAGGCTTTGAACAAAAGAATTGTCGCCCGCTTTGCTCATCAGATATTCTGAATTTTCGGTTTGGAAAGGATAATCGGCGAAGGTTTTGTCAACATAATTATTATCATTCAAATATCGTCTGTTCACCGTCCAAAGGTCAAACAAACTCACGAATCCGATGATTAATAGAACGATGTTGACATTCAGTTTTTTCTTTAATCCAAAAAATAAAACGCCAGCCGTAATCAAAACATAAATAATCGCTTTCAAAGCATCGGTTTGGAACATCGACGCTCTTTCATCAATCAAATAATCCAACACATACGGCGGAAGATAAGTTTTCTCATTCGCTGTGTAGAAGCCCAAAATTCCTTTTCCGAAAACCATCAAAATCAATGTGATTCCGAGAACACTTCCCGAAACGTAAAGCAGGATTTTCTTTTTGTATTCTTCGGTCAGATTTTCATCCGTAAAGAATTTATACAAGCCAAGAATCGCAATCAAAGGGAACAAAAATTCCACAACCACCAAGATAGAAGACGGCGCACGAAACTTGTTGTACAACGGCACATAATCGATGAAGAAATCTGTCAGCACAGAGAAATTGCTTCCCCAAGCCAAGAAAATCGTCAAAATCGAAGCACCCAAAATCCAATATCTGTACTTTCTTCCGGCAAAGAAAAATCCTAAAACCGCGAGGAAACAAACCACCGCGCCTTGATAAGCCGGACCTGAAGTACTCGGCTGGTCGCCCCAATAAGTCGGGGTTCCGAAACCTCTTAGAAACATATCGTATTCTTGTTGGGATTTGATGTTGTCCTGAGCCAAAACCTGAATTTGCTCCATAATTTTGTCGGAACCTTCTTCCTGACTTGCGCCTCCCATTAATCTAGGAATGAATAAGTTAAGCGTTTCCAGTTTTCCGTAGCTCCACATTGTGATGCTTTCTTTGTCCATTCCGGATTTTCCGGCAGTGTGATAGCCTGTGTTCAGGATTTGCTTTCCACGAACGGTTTCTTTCACGTATTCGGCGTTTGCCATCAGTCTTTGCGAGTTCATTCCAACGCCGATGATTCCAGCGACTGCAACGATTCCAGTAGAAATCAAAAAATGTTTCCATTCAATTTTTCCTTTGATGGCTCTTATTAATTCAGAGAGGAACAAAAATCCTAATCCGAGAAATAGATAATAAGTCATCTGTGGGTGATTCGCACAAATCTGAAGTCCCATAAATAGGGTCGTGGTGATGAATCCGAGAATATATTTTTTCCTAAAATAGACCAATAAAATCCCTGCTACCAATGGCGCAAAGTAGGCAATCGTATGCACTTTTCCATTATGTCCAGCCGAAATAATGATGTAAAAATAAGTTGACAATCCAAAGAATGTCGCGCCGAGCAAAGCATATTTCCAGTTTCTAACAGCCACCATTCCCAAAAAGAAAAATCCGGCAAACAGCAAGAACAGGTAGTTTGCAGGTTTCGGAAGGAACAAAAACAAATCGTCAATTTTTTTGATGACATCGCCACGGAATTGCGCTCCAGTTTGGTAAGTTGGCATTCCGCCAAACATTGCGTCGCTCCAATAGGTTTCATTTTCGTTATTCGCACGGTATTGCAAAAGTTCCTGCGCGCCACCTTTGTAGAAAACGATATCGTGTTGCATCAAACGTTTTCCAGAGATGACAGGATTGGCGTAAACCACCGCCAGCAAAATGAAAACGACCAAACTTGCAAGGATGAAAATGAGATTTTTCTTGTTTTTGAACATAGATGTTAGATATTAAGCTTTAGATATTAGGTTTGAAATCAGAGTCTTAACAATTAATATTAATTGTCAAAATGGCTTTAAAATTTCAAATTCCAAATTTAATATTAAAAAACCTTTCAGACTTAATAATCTGAAAGGTTTTATGTTTATTTTATGTCAGAATCTGACTATTGTTTTTTCTCCTCTTTTATTTCCTCAAAATCCACCGTTTCTGCATCCCATTTTACTTTTTGTTCGGGCATTTTTTTCGAACTGGTTTGCTGGTTTTGCTGTTGATTTTTTGGATTCAGAGTGGGGAAGTTTTTATAAAACGCACTGAAAAACAAGCGCTTCAAAATATTCCAAACGAAGAATATGATGATGGTTGCTATGATGAGTTCTAAAATGTATTTCATTGTTTTCTTAATTAAAAAATGTTGTAGCCCGCGGAGAGCAAAACGATATTGTTGTTAAGTTTTCCAAATAGTCCAATGCCGCTTTTTTGATTAATGATCTTACAATCTAAGGAAAATTT belongs to Chryseobacterium sp. KACC 21268 and includes:
- a CDS encoding RDD family protein, which produces MKNKKFIFRRFLAGFIDYSIILAVNYYYIYTFGSLNAEGEYSVTGIKTFPIMLFWFVYLCVTETTFSSTLGNFIVRLRPVDLQTENKITLKQSVLRHIIDVLDMFFFGLVAIIILKNSNESQRLGDLLAKTKVIEVEY
- a CDS encoding YfhO family protein, with the translated sequence MFKNKKNLIFILASLVVFILLAVVYANPVISGKRLMQHDIVFYKGGAQELLQYRANNENETYWSDAMFGGMPTYQTGAQFRGDVIKKIDDLFLFLPKPANYLFLLFAGFFFLGMVAVRNWKYALLGATFFGLSTYFYIIISAGHNGKVHTIAYFAPLVAGILLVYFRKKYILGFITTTLFMGLQICANHPQMTYYLFLGLGFLFLSELIRAIKGKIEWKHFLISTGIVAVAGIIGVGMNSQRLMANAEYVKETVRGKQILNTGYHTAGKSGMDKESITMWSYGKLETLNLFIPRLMGGASQEEGSDKIMEQIQVLAQDNIKSQQEYDMFLRGFGTPTYWGDQPSTSGPAYQGAVVCFLAVLGFFFAGRKYRYWILGASILTIFLAWGSNFSVLTDFFIDYVPLYNKFRAPSSILVVVEFLFPLIAILGLYKFFTDENLTEEYKKKILLYVSGSVLGITLILMVFGKGILGFYTANEKTYLPPYVLDYLIDERASMFQTDALKAIIYVLITAGVLFFGLKKKLNVNIVLLIIGFVSLFDLWTVNRRYLNDNNYVDKTFADYPFQTENSEYLMSKAGDNSFVQSLLQQTEVNKALQTIAEKDKDHYRIFNNVLGTFSETNTSYFKSSIGGYHAVKLRRYDDLINKYFSTTDQVKTIRILNMLNTKYFLVGDQQKPEISPNPEANGNAWFVSDIKFVDNPNEELNETGNLDTKKIAVISKDDKAYFNGKNLIKDSTAFLALKSYQPNELSFDSSSKTPQLAVFSEVYYPHGWNVYLDGNKVDYIKANYLLRALYVPAGKHKIEMKFEPAVIETGKLFSLISFGLFVLLSLVGVYFLVRDSRKSEVAEA